Genomic segment of Tissierella sp.:
ATTTATTTTATAACTATAACAATATCTGTGAGTTTATTTTACGCTATTACATCTCTTTCTAGTTCAAGTTATGAACTAATCACAGAAGAGTCTTATAATTTTAGAAATCTAAAGTTAATATTGCAATATTCAACCTATGTAATTACAGCGATTCTTATTCTACTTGTAGCTTATGTAAACAAATACATGATACGAAGGCGAAAGAAAGAATTTGCTACATATGTATTGCTTGGGGCAGAACAAAAAAGCATAGCATTTATGTTTTTTATTGAAACTCTTATAATTGGAATTCTAGCCATAATAGCAGGAATATTTGTTGGAACTTTATTTTCTCAAGCAATCACAGCCATAGTCTTAATAAGTGCAAAGCAAGAAGTAGTACTTAGCTTAAAGTTATATATGGATACATTAGGAATTACATTTATATTCTTTATATCTATGTTTTGTATTATAGGATTATATAATGTTATAGTTTTAAGAAAAATAAAACTTATAGATATGCTAAATGCACATAAACAAGTAGAGTTCCAATTTAAAAGAAGTGGCAAGGTATATACTGTAATCTTTGCATTATCAGTAATCTTATATATTATTTGTGGTAGTTATACCATTAAGTTAATAAATTTAAAAGTAGATTATAGTGTAAAGTCATTAATGTATATAGGTTTATCTCTAATTACTTTTATAATGGGGACTTATGCGCTATTTTATTCAATTTCTTATATAATGATATACATAAAAAATAAGTGGGTTAATTTTAAATATGAAGGAACAAATTTATTTTTAATAGGATCATTAGTATCTAAAATAAAGACATCCCCCATATTAATGGCAACAATATCAATGACCTTTTTAGGATCTATGATAAGTTTTATAATAACACTTGTAATGGCTCAATGGGCAACTGGTTATTTAGATATGAGGGTTCCTTATGATATAGATATAAGAAATAATTATAGTAGCAGTTTTTTAGCAGAAGCTAATATAAGTGATATTAACGAGATACCTAAATTGGATTATAGCGGGATTAGGGATTATTTAAATGATGAGGGATATGCTGTAAAGAGCTACTGCCAGGTAGAAAAATATCTTGTAAAAGTAGATGAAAATAGTGAGTCAACTTTAACAATCAGATTAAGTGACTTTAACCAATTAAGAAGTATGTTAGGATACGAAGAAATAGAGTTAAAAGACAATGAATTTACTACTCAATGGCATAACGCCACCACAGATGAAGTAATAAATAACTATATAATTAAAAATGACAAATTAAATATTAATGGGGAAATATATAGTATTAGCAAAAATTCAGCTTACAAAGAATCTATTGGAGAAGGATTTTATTTGTCTACAGATAGTATTATAATTTTACCAGATAAAGTATGTGATAATCTAGCTTTTATAGAGACAAATTTTGTAGCTAATATCAAGAATAAAATGAGTTATGAAGAAGCTGATGACTTCCAGTATGATTATGTTTATGAGTGGTTTGGGAAAAATAATGCTGAATTCATTGAAAGATACAGTAAAGAATATGACATATCACGGAGTATAATTAGAACAAGAATAAAATCATCCGAAACTAATAATATTTTAAATGCAACTTTAGCTATGAGAATTCTTGGCATATATTTAGGTGTAGTACTTCTAATGATAAGTTTAACTATTTTATCACTTAGTCAACTCTCTGACTCTATTGAGCATAAAGATAGATTTAATGTGCTTAGAAGATTAGGTATTGAAGAAAGTGAAGTAAATAGGATTATTTTAAAACAAATTTCAATATATTTTATAGTTCCTATTGCTATAGCAATGATTGGTGTTGCAATATTTATATATAATTATTATCTGTTTTATAAGGATATAATTACAGTCTTTGTTGGAGATAGAACATTTATTTTAAGTGTAATCTTTGGAGTTGCTTTAATGCTTGCTATATATTTTTTTTATTTTGGAGGAACATATTATACTTTTAAGAGAAATGTTAATAATCAGTCAAAATTGTCTTAATAGCATAATGATGTATCAAGGTCAGCCTATTGTATATGTGGTTGGCCTTATTTTATTGAACACATTTATAATAATTTAGGAAAGCAAGAATTATGAAATAAAAAGAATAGTAAATGGGTATACAGTATTTGAAACTATGAGCTAGAAAGCAGAAGTTAATCTCATTAAATTAAAATATTTCAGGAGGTAATAAAATGGAAAGAAGAGTTAAACGACAAGTTAGAGGATTTAGAACGAAAGATGGCGCTGGAGTTAGCTTAGTTAGAGTTTTAGGTCATGAGACAGTTGATGAGTATGACCCAATTCTAATGCTTGATTCATTTGACAGCACAAATCCCGATGACTATACAGCTGGATTTCCTATGCATCCACATAGAGGGATAGAAACAATCAGCTATATTTATCGTGGTAAAATGACTCACAAGGATAGTTTAGGCAATGAAGATACTATTTCTGATGGAGAAGTTCAATGGATGACAGCTGGATCTGGTATTTTTCATGAAGAAAAATTGCCTGCCTCAGAAAGAATGCTTGGAGTTCAACTATGGCTGAATTTACCAGCAAAAAACAAAATGGTAGCACCAGCTTACCATAGTATTAAAAACAATGAAATTGAAGAAATCATCCTTGAGAACGGAAAGATAAGATTGCTAGCAGGTGAATATGAAGACAGAAAAGGCTTCAAAAGCAACTATTTACCATTGGACTATTATGATATTCATATTGATGCCAATGCTTCTATTGTTATAAATACAGAAAGTAACCGCTCTATCATGATTTTTACTCTTTCAGGTGATGCTTATATTGGCGATGAGCTAATAAAAGAAAAGACAGGAGTGAAACTTATGGAAGGAGACCATGTTGTGATAAAAGCTGGGGATGAAAATGCTCAGGTATTATTTATAAGTTCAATGGCATTAGAAGAGCCAATCGTTTGGGGAGGCCCTATTGTAATGAATACAAAAGCAGAATTGGAGAAAGCTTTTGATGACATAAAAGGTGGGACTTTCTTGCAGAAGGAAATTACTTATTAAACTCTAGATCTGTAGATAAAGAAAGTATAAAAAGCAAATAATTCAAGCCTGACTCGTCACAAAAAAGATTTTGACTTATAGATCTCCAGATTCTGAAGACTATAAGTCAAATTCACTAAATGATTAGATTTAATATTATAATTCGAATACAAGATAATTTAAATTATTAAACATAGTTTTGTATATCCATATTAATTCTACCATCTTTGATTTCGATTATTCTATCTGCTTTTTCTGCAATCCTCTTATCATGAGTGATTAAAATAAAGGTTGATTTGAATTCTTTATTTATTTCTTTTAGAAGATTAAAAACAGTTTCTGTTGTTTCGGAATCAAGATTTCCAGTTGGTTCATCCCCTAATATTATTCTAGGACTATTTATAAGGGATCTGGCAATTGCTGCCCTTTGTTGCTGCCCACCTGATATATCTGTAGCCATATTATTTTTCACCTTACTCAATCCAACTATATCAATTAGTTCATTAGCCCTGTTTTTAGCTTCTTTTGTGACCTTATTATGCTTTATTCTATAGGGCATCAGAATATTTTCTAAGACTGTAAATTCTGGAAGTAAATAATGAAATTGAAAGATAAATCCTATAGTTTCATTCCTTAAAGTAGATAATTGGTCCTTATCTAAAACTGAAATATTTTTTCCATCTACTAATACTACTCCATTTGTAGCCTTATCAAGAGTACCTATGATATTCATCAATGTAGATTTACCACTTCCAGAAGCACCTATGATAGAGTTAAAAGAAGATTCTTCAAAGTCCAGATTAATATCATATAAAACTTGAGTCTTTACTTTTTCTCCGTATATTTTATTGATGTTCTTTAATTCTAATATTTTAGCCATTTTTAATCACCTCTATTGGATTCAGTTTTGAAGATTTTTTAGCTGGAATAAAGGCCGCAAATGTAGAAGCACTGATAGCAACTATTATTGAAATAGTTATAAATGCATAATCCAGATAAAATGGTACTAAAGGAGTGCCATCAGGGTTTTTAACAAAAGTTGAAAAAGCCCATGTAAGACCTAAGCCTAATCCTGTACCAATGATTGATCCTATAATTCCTAGAATTAAACCTTGCAATAGAAAAATCTTACTAGCAACATTATCTTTTATACCCATTGCCTTTAATATTCCCAATTGCTTAGACTTTTGAACTACAGATATTGCTAAAACAGACGCGATGCCAAGTAGGACTGCTAAGAGTACGAATACTTGAATCATATAACTAGAAGCTGATTGGCCCGTTAGAGCAGATAAGAGCTCTTCATTCTGTGCTTTCCAGTTTGATGTTTCAAGATTTAACATATTTAAATCATCATTTAAATCATCTGCTATTTTATCAGCATCAAAAACATCATCTACTTGAGTTTCTATGGATGATAACAGATTTTCTTTTTGGAATATTGCTTGTACACTATCTAAATTTGATACTAGCCATGACTTATTAATACTAGCTGATTTTAAATCAAATATACCTACTATTTTTATATCAAGAATATTATTATCTGGTGTTGCAAATTGGACACTTTCTCCTAGATTGATTCCTATATCTTCTACAAGATCTTTACCAATTATAACTTCCATAGATGATAAGGGCATATGTCCTTCTATTAACTTATCTTGGAACTTATATATCTTATTTGCAGATTCAAACTCAAAACCCCTCATAAGAATAGGATAAGATTCTTCCTTATAAAACATAAAGCCTGAAGAGTCTAAGACCTTAGACACAGCGATAAAATCCTTGTTTTCCTTGAGTTCACCTATTAAAGCCTCATTGTCAGGGAAGAATTTCTCTTTATCATTAGGTTTTATAGTAATATGTGATGAGCTACCTATGGTTTTATCAATTAAGGAAATCTGCAATCCATCTATTAAAGATCCAATAAAAATCTGTACAGAAACACCAATGGCTATACCTATAACTATAAGGGCAGTTTGTCCTTTACTAGACTTTAAAAACCTAGTAGCTATATTAAATGCTAATCTCAATTTTTATCAACTCCTCTATCTAAACTTTCAATATCTTTGAAGTTTCTAAGGAGAAGATCTCCACCGATCTCTTTGTAGGTATTTGGATTTGATATGAAAGCACTTCCGCCTAATATAAAGCTTATTCCTGAATCTATAGAGTCTTTTATGGTTTCAATTAGTTTTTTGACAGAAATCAGATTATAATAATTGGTGACACTTATACATAAATATTTTGGTTTTACAATTTCAATAGCCTTCAAAATCGTTTTCTGTGGAGTCTTTGCACCAATAAAAGTTGAATCATATCCTGCAATAGTAAAAAAATCAGAGACCATTCTAGCACCAAGCTCATGATCCTCATATTCAGGACACAAAACTATTACTTTTTCTTTGTTAGCATTGATGCTTTTTCCCTTTAAAACATAAGGGTAAGC
This window contains:
- a CDS encoding FtsX-like permease family protein — its product is MYAKLAKSNAKKSIKDYLIYFITITISVSLFYAITSLSSSSYELITEESYNFRNLKLILQYSTYVITAILILLVAYVNKYMIRRRKKEFATYVLLGAEQKSIAFMFFIETLIIGILAIIAGIFVGTLFSQAITAIVLISAKQEVVLSLKLYMDTLGITFIFFISMFCIIGLYNVIVLRKIKLIDMLNAHKQVEFQFKRSGKVYTVIFALSVILYIICGSYTIKLINLKVDYSVKSLMYIGLSLITFIMGTYALFYSISYIMIYIKNKWVNFKYEGTNLFLIGSLVSKIKTSPILMATISMTFLGSMISFIITLVMAQWATGYLDMRVPYDIDIRNNYSSSFLAEANISDINEIPKLDYSGIRDYLNDEGYAVKSYCQVEKYLVKVDENSESTLTIRLSDFNQLRSMLGYEEIELKDNEFTTQWHNATTDEVINNYIIKNDKLNINGEIYSISKNSAYKESIGEGFYLSTDSIIILPDKVCDNLAFIETNFVANIKNKMSYEEADDFQYDYVYEWFGKNNAEFIERYSKEYDISRSIIRTRIKSSETNNILNATLAMRILGIYLGVVLLMISLTILSLSQLSDSIEHKDRFNVLRRLGIEESEVNRIILKQISIYFIVPIAIAMIGVAIFIYNYYLFYKDIITVFVGDRTFILSVIFGVALMLAIYFFYFGGTYYTFKRNVNNQSKLS
- a CDS encoding FtsX-like permease family protein, yielding MRLAFNIATRFLKSSKGQTALIVIGIAIGVSVQIFIGSLIDGLQISLIDKTIGSSSHITIKPNDKEKFFPDNEALIGELKENKDFIAVSKVLDSSGFMFYKEESYPILMRGFEFESANKIYKFQDKLIEGHMPLSSMEVIIGKDLVEDIGINLGESVQFATPDNNILDIKIVGIFDLKSASINKSWLVSNLDSVQAIFQKENLLSSIETQVDDVFDADKIADDLNDDLNMLNLETSNWKAQNEELLSALTGQSASSYMIQVFVLLAVLLGIASVLAISVVQKSKQLGILKAMGIKDNVASKIFLLQGLILGIIGSIIGTGLGLGLTWAFSTFVKNPDGTPLVPFYLDYAFITISIIVAISASTFAAFIPAKKSSKLNPIEVIKNG
- a CDS encoding ABC transporter ATP-binding protein translates to MAKILELKNINKIYGEKVKTQVLYDINLDFEESSFNSIIGASGSGKSTLMNIIGTLDKATNGVVLVDGKNISVLDKDQLSTLRNETIGFIFQFHYLLPEFTVLENILMPYRIKHNKVTKEAKNRANELIDIVGLSKVKNNMATDISGGQQQRAAIARSLINSPRIILGDEPTGNLDSETTETVFNLLKEINKEFKSTFILITHDKRIAEKADRIIEIKDGRINMDIQNYV
- a CDS encoding pirin family protein, whose translation is MERRVKRQVRGFRTKDGAGVSLVRVLGHETVDEYDPILMLDSFDSTNPDDYTAGFPMHPHRGIETISYIYRGKMTHKDSLGNEDTISDGEVQWMTAGSGIFHEEKLPASERMLGVQLWLNLPAKNKMVAPAYHSIKNNEIEEIILENGKIRLLAGEYEDRKGFKSNYLPLDYYDIHIDANASIVINTESNRSIMIFTLSGDAYIGDELIKEKTGVKLMEGDHVVIKAGDENAQVLFISSMALEEPIVWGGPIVMNTKAELEKAFDDIKGGTFLQKEITY
- a CDS encoding cobalamin-dependent protein, producing the protein MKDIYDKFMIFIRNEDKENALQLCLSALEEKSISVIDLYELILTPGLNSIIEEYDNDEELIWREHVRSGIIRSIIEAAYPYVLKGKSINANKEKVIVLCPEYEDHELGARMVSDFFTIAGYDSTFIGAKTPQKTILKAIEIVKPKYLCISVTNYYNLISVKKLIETIKDSIDSGISFILGGSAFISNPNTYKEIGGDLLLRNFKDIESLDRGVDKN